Within Gemmatimonadaceae bacterium, the genomic segment ATCGCCGGGATCTCCCATCCGGCACCAGCGAGACGCGCGCGAAGCGCGGCTTTCTGTGCGTCAGGATCGTGATTGGTGACGCTCCCGTCGTCGAGGAACGTGAACAGGAACATGGTGGTATCGTCGCGCAACGACACCCTCGTCACCTGGTAACCGACCTTCGTGTACATCACCGCGACGAGCTCCATACGAGGGCGGTATCCCTCGACCTCGAATGCAGCGACCGTGATGCCCAGGTACTTCTCGAACCGCTCCTCCGGTCCGAACATGAGCCTGCGCACCTGCGAATGCTGACCGTCGGCGCCGATGACCAGGTCGAAGTCGCGGGTCGTGCCGCTGTCGAACGTGACGCGCACGCGAGCGCCGTGGTCGTCGAGCGCGCGAACGCTGTCTCCAAAGATCGTCTCGACGCGACCGCCCAGTGCGTTGTAGATGATGGCCCCGAGCTCGCTGCGTGCGATGCTCACGTAGCGCCCACTCGTGCTGCGCACGAACAGCTCCGGATCGAACGCGGCGATGCGGTGTCCGTCGTCGCCGACCTGCCGGACCTCGCGCAGATGATACCCGCGGCGTATCACCTCGGGCACGATGCCCATCCGATCGGCCACGTCGAAGCCGGCGCCCCAGAAATCGACCAGGTATCCGCCGCGCCGAAGCTCGGGAGCGCGCTCGACGAGCGTGGGCTCGTAGCCGGCGCGCTGCAACCAGTACGCGAGGGTCGGACCGGCGATACCAGCGCCGGCGATGAGAATATTCATATCGCCACCCCGTGTTCTAGACCGATGGTTAGACCAGTGGTCTAATCATCGTCGGGAGGGTGTCGTCGCGTCAAGGTGCGCGGTCGTGCCGTGTACGGAGCTAGTCCCAGATTTCCTGGATACGCCCGTCCTCGATTCGAAGAATTGCGAAATGGTTGCGCGTATACTCTCGCGTCGCATCAGAAGGATCTTTGTAGCCCTTGTCCCACATCATTAGACAAAAGGACCGTCCGTGAATTCCAGCACTGGCGCATTCTTCCACTCCGGCCTGATGTCCTGAGGCTGGTCGTCGGGGCGGCTGTGAATGAATTGTTTCAAACCTTCACGGTCAACGGGTTCGACGGGGTTGTGCTCGATGAAGGATGACGAAAGAAGCTGTTCGATCTCCTCGATGTGTCCATACTCGACGACATTCTTTTCGAAGCGCGTGGCGATCGCCAGGTTCTGTTGTTCTGCCGTTGAACGTTTCGCCGTGTTCCAGGTGGAGGGCGGCGGAGCCGTGGACGGAATGAACGCAGGGGAACCAGGGTTCTTCCGGGCACCATCCCAGTGCTCCTGTATCCTTCCGTTTTGAATGCGAAACAGATCGAAGCTGTATTCATAGACCGACTGTGAAGTGTCCCTGGGATTCTTGAATGTGTGCTCAAAGACCAGCCACACGAAATTTCCCTTCGCGCCCTCCACCACCGGAGGATTTGCAAGGCGATCGGGAATCGGCTCGATCGCAGGCCCGAGGCTCTTGAAGAACGTCACCAAAGCCGCTCGGCCCGTCGGGATATTGGGGTTGTGCTGAATGAAATCCTCGGCCGCGTAGCTGGCTGCAAGCTCGGTGTGGCGAGCGTCGATGACTTTTCTCCACCAGTCGAGAACGAACGCG encodes:
- a CDS encoding nuclear transport factor 2 family protein is translated as MADQLENVFDAHNRHRLSFHSAWTEALRQAIALPLLFVAFLSAFGQSLQPGHLPSTKQVAPMTPAEEKNLAFVLDWWRKVIDARHTELAASYAAEDFIQHNPNIPTGRAALVTFFKSLGPAIEPIPDRLANPPVVEGAKGNFVWLVFEHTFKNPRDTSQSVYEYSFDLFRIQNGRIQEHWDGARKNPGSPAFIPSTAPPPSTWNTAKRSTAEQQNLAIATRFEKNVVEYGHIEEIEQLLSSSFIEHNPVEPVDREGLKQFIHSRPDDQPQDIRPEWKNAPVLEFTDGPFV
- a CDS encoding FAD-binding domain, which encodes MNILIAGAGIAGPTLAYWLQRAGYEPTLVERAPELRRGGYLVDFWGAGFDVADRMGIVPEVIRRGYHLREVRQVGDDGHRIAAFDPELFVRSTSGRYVSIARSELGAIIYNALGGRVETIFGDSVRALDDHGARVRVTFDSGTTRDFDLVIGADGQHSQVRRLMFGPEERFEKYLGITVAAFEVEGYRPRMELVAVMYTKVGYQVTRVSLRDDTTMFLFTFLDDGSVTNHDPDAQKAALRARLAGAGWEIPAILERMDDAKTFYCDRVSQIRMPSWTRGRVALLGDAGACVSLLAGQGSALAMVEAYVLAAELAQARGNHVQAFARYEQPLMPFLRSKQKAALRLATAFAPRSGLQLFVRNSILKLFNLPFVASLAMGNSLRDAIELPSPPAPA